The following are encoded together in the bacterium genome:
- a CDS encoding DUF362 domain-containing protein, translated as MSMHSHHPQTAATAAGPALRSRVVAVRTTPETVLDDYRRLLDLAGVVDGLDRNADTLLKLNLSWTKYFPACSSQPWQVEGVVKALLEYGFPRERLWPIENKTVVTDPIKGATNNIWLPILEKYGLTFTPLPSVEWTVYHFETPLLALNHIFPQGIEIPKMYAGKQIIHFPTVKTHGHAITTGAIKNAFGGLLKEVRHYAHKHIHEVMVDLVLMQRELHPKIFAVMDGTVCGDGAGPRTMIPREGNVLLASFDSVAIDAVAARVMGFDPFSIPYLRMCHERGLGVADIGQIDLIGDDIRQINLGFKTKKSLVIWGDQMLRKGPLRFLERPLLHSPLVAWAPFASNVYHDWLWYPTVGRKIIRGYSKTPWGRLFEDYKKRYLDRR; from the coding sequence ATGAGCATGCACTCACACCATCCCCAGACCGCCGCCACCGCCGCCGGTCCCGCCCTGCGCTCGCGGGTGGTCGCCGTGCGCACCACACCGGAGACCGTGCTCGATGACTACCGCCGCCTGCTCGATCTGGCCGGCGTCGTCGATGGTCTCGACCGCAACGCCGACACGCTGCTGAAATTGAATCTGTCCTGGACCAAGTACTTTCCCGCCTGTTCCTCGCAGCCCTGGCAGGTGGAGGGCGTGGTCAAGGCGCTTCTGGAGTATGGTTTCCCGCGCGAACGGCTCTGGCCCATCGAGAACAAGACCGTGGTCACCGACCCGATCAAAGGGGCGACCAACAACATCTGGCTGCCGATCCTCGAGAAGTACGGGCTGACGTTTACGCCCCTGCCGTCGGTCGAATGGACGGTGTATCATTTCGAGACCCCGCTTCTGGCGCTCAATCACATTTTTCCCCAGGGGATCGAGATCCCGAAGATGTACGCCGGCAAGCAGATCATTCACTTCCCGACGGTGAAGACCCACGGTCACGCCATCACCACCGGCGCGATCAAAAACGCCTTTGGCGGGCTGCTAAAAGAAGTGCGCCACTACGCGCACAAACACATCCACGAGGTGATGGTCGATTTGGTGCTGATGCAGAGGGAGCTGCACCCGAAGATCTTCGCCGTGATGGATGGGACCGTCTGCGGCGACGGCGCCGGGCCGCGCACGATGATCCCGCGCGAGGGCAACGTCCTGCTGGCCTCGTTCGATTCGGTCGCCATCGACGCGGTCGCCGCGCGCGTGATGGGCTTCGATCCATTCTCGATTCCGTACCTGCGCATGTGCCACGAACGCGGCCTCGGCGTGGCCGACATCGGCCAGATCGACTTAATCGGCGATGATATCCGCCAGATCAACCTCGGATTCAAGACCAAGAAGTCGCTGGTCATCTGGGGCGATCAGATGCTGCGCAAGGGACCGCTGCGTTTCCTCGAACGGCCGCTTCTGCATTCGCCGCTGGTCGCCTGGGCGCCCTTTGCCTCCAATGTCTACCACGACTGGCTCTGGTACCCGACCGTCGGCCGCAAGATCATCCGCGGCTACAGCAAGACCCCATGGGGACGACTGTTCGAGGACTACAAGAAGCGTTACCTGGACCGTCGCTGA
- a CDS encoding glycosyltransferase family 2 protein: protein MRTPTASHRPDVSVVVPMHNELDNLPATVDRIVAVLSRAGRTFEIIAIDDGSTDATGERLRSMAQSQRVLRVVSYRPNRGRGYAIRQGFAAARGRIIVSIDADLSYDPEHILGLLSVLDERPEVDFVVGSPYCRGGRTENVPAGRLLISRWGNRILGLAMPGGLTTVTGILRAYRREVLEVLELESNDKDLHLEIISKAIAAGFVPAEMPATLTGRKRGRSKFFFKATAASHLIFSFYEKPILLFGLIGALIMGLGLGAGLHLIYLWQTESLNPDRPLVSLTVILLVAGLQVLLFGFLGSQIVQIRRELFRTQKTIRAATLQMRPTDQPVPEETPAPTTRDTEHELAAR from the coding sequence ATGCGTACACCCACGGCCTCACATCGTCCCGATGTTTCGGTCGTTGTGCCGATGCACAACGAACTGGACAACCTGCCCGCCACGGTCGACCGGATCGTTGCGGTACTGTCGCGCGCGGGCCGGACCTTCGAGATCATCGCAATCGACGATGGTTCCACCGACGCCACCGGCGAGCGTCTGCGCTCGATGGCGCAGTCGCAGCGTGTCTTGCGCGTGGTTTCGTACAGGCCCAACCGCGGACGCGGTTATGCGATTCGTCAGGGCTTTGCCGCCGCGCGCGGACGGATCATCGTCAGCATCGACGCCGATCTCAGTTACGATCCCGAACACATTCTCGGGTTGTTGTCGGTGCTCGACGAGCGGCCCGAGGTAGACTTCGTCGTGGGCTCGCCCTACTGCCGGGGAGGCCGTACGGAGAATGTCCCGGCCGGGCGGCTTTTGATCTCGCGCTGGGGGAACCGGATTCTGGGGCTGGCGATGCCGGGGGGCCTCACGACCGTCACCGGCATCTTGCGCGCCTACCGCCGCGAGGTGCTCGAGGTCCTCGAGCTGGAATCCAACGACAAGGACTTGCACCTTGAAATCATCTCCAAGGCGATCGCGGCGGGGTTTGTCCCCGCGGAGATGCCGGCGACGCTCACCGGACGGAAACGCGGCCGCTCGAAGTTCTTTTTCAAGGCCACCGCGGCCTCGCATCTGATCTTTTCTTTTTACGAGAAACCGATCCTGCTTTTCGGGCTCATTGGCGCGTTGATCATGGGCCTGGGGCTGGGCGCGGGACTGCACCTGATCTATCTGTGGCAGACCGAGTCGCTCAATCCCGATCGTCCGCTGGTCTCCCTCACCGTGATTCTGCTGGTGGCGGGACTGCAGGTGCTATTGTTCGGTTTCCTGGGATCGCAGATTGTCCAAATCCGGCGTGAGCTATTCCGCACCCAAAAGACGATCCGGGCGGCGACGCTGCAGATGAGGCCGACGGATCAACCGGTCCCGGAGGAAACCCCGGCGCCGACCACACGCGACACGGAGCATGAACTGGCGGCGCGATGA
- a CDS encoding glycosyltransferase has translation MRRILVITNRYPCDADDPASPFVPHFVEALRGCGVAVDVLTPRYTHRPVCPEAPSVHRFETGASSPVGCWNLASPASWVRLKRFVAAGHELGRALCQSHRYDHIFALWALPSGEFARRLSREYGIPYSVWCLGSDIYSWSQRPFIGAQIARVLRDAAQVFGDGEDICERVKSWLGLGCRFLPSFRPLSGELPMQAPSATAAPRYLYLGRIHRAKGTRELLLAFAEVIRSLPAARLRFVGDGPDLASLREEAETLGIAPSVAFTGPVGRTEILDAYRQCDFVVIPTKSDSLPLVFSEAAQAHRPVIGTDVGDLGVMIRRFHLGIVCDSADPALLAAAMRQMADSPVFSAPGRERLLKLLDPRGAAVAFCRSAFGAEFTAAPEPALSRDHKAARPDVAVHR, from the coding sequence ATGAGACGGATCCTCGTCATCACCAACCGCTATCCCTGCGACGCCGACGATCCGGCGTCGCCGTTTGTGCCCCACTTTGTCGAGGCGCTGCGCGGCTGCGGCGTGGCGGTGGATGTGCTCACCCCGCGCTACACACACCGTCCGGTCTGCCCCGAAGCGCCATCGGTGCATCGCTTTGAGACCGGGGCATCATCGCCGGTCGGCTGCTGGAATCTGGCGTCGCCGGCCAGCTGGGTCCGTCTGAAGCGCTTCGTCGCCGCCGGTCACGAGTTGGGGCGCGCGCTCTGCCAGAGTCATCGTTACGATCACATTTTCGCGCTCTGGGCGCTGCCGTCGGGAGAATTTGCGCGGCGTCTGTCGCGCGAGTATGGCATCCCCTACTCGGTCTGGTGCCTGGGGTCGGACATTTACTCGTGGTCGCAGCGTCCGTTCATCGGCGCGCAGATTGCGAGAGTGCTGCGCGACGCGGCACAGGTCTTCGGCGACGGTGAGGATATCTGCGAGCGGGTGAAAAGCTGGCTGGGGTTGGGTTGCCGCTTCCTGCCGTCGTTTCGTCCGCTTTCGGGCGAGCTGCCGATGCAAGCGCCCTCGGCCACCGCGGCGCCGCGCTACCTGTATCTCGGGCGTATCCACCGGGCCAAGGGCACGCGTGAATTGCTCCTGGCCTTTGCCGAGGTCATCCGGTCGCTGCCGGCGGCCCGGTTGCGGTTTGTGGGCGACGGCCCCGATCTGGCATCGCTGCGTGAAGAGGCCGAGACATTGGGAATCGCGCCGTCGGTTGCCTTTACCGGACCGGTGGGCCGCACGGAAATTCTCGACGCGTATCGTCAGTGTGATTTTGTCGTCATCCCGACTAAGTCCGACAGTCTGCCGCTGGTTTTCTCCGAGGCGGCGCAGGCACACCGTCCGGTGATCGGCACCGACGTCGGCGATCTGGGCGTGATGATCCGCCGCTTCCATCTGGGGATTGTCTGCGATTCGGCCGACCCGGCGCTGTTGGCGGCGGCGATGCGTCAGATGGCCGACAGCCCGGTCTTCAGCGCTCCGGGACGGGAGCGTCTGCTCAAATTGCTTGATCCAAGGGGCGCCGCGGTGGCATTTTGCCGCAGTGCCTTCGGGGCGGAGTTCACCGCCGCGCCCGAACCCGCATTATCCCGCGATCACAAAGCGGCTCGCCCTGATGTCGCGGTTCATCGCTGA
- a CDS encoding CoA-binding protein, with protein MSQGTVAVLGASKDRGKFGNKAVRAYIRQGWTVYPVNPNETEIEGVTAYKSILDVPRPVDRVTVYLSPKIGLTVLPDIAAVAPGEVFFNPGSDAPEVIARATELGLQPIVACSIVDIGMTPAELPA; from the coding sequence ATGTCACAGGGAACCGTGGCCGTGCTCGGCGCCTCGAAGGACCGCGGCAAATTCGGCAACAAGGCCGTACGCGCCTACATCCGCCAGGGATGGACAGTCTACCCGGTCAACCCCAATGAGACCGAGATCGAAGGGGTGACCGCCTACAAGTCGATCCTCGATGTGCCCCGCCCGGTGGACCGTGTCACCGTCTATCTGTCGCCCAAAATCGGCCTGACGGTGTTGCCCGACATCGCCGCCGTCGCGCCCGGCGAGGTTTTTTTCAATCCCGGCTCCGATGCTCCCGAAGTCATTGCCCGCGCCACCGAACTCGGGTTGCAGCCGATCGTGGCCTGCTCGATTGTCGATATCGGCATGACCCCGGCCGAGTTGCCCGCGTAG
- a CDS encoding threonine synthase, with the protein MPDDDPQSPLRFDLRCGWCGRAYPSDQIACFCADCNRPLLARFHLTVGEGDRIRAQLNNERPGVWRYRRLLPVADGRNILTLGEGGAPLVAAPRLAQRLGLTRLWIKDESQNPTGSFKARGMTVAISRARELGVRRFCLPSAGNAAGAAAAYGALAGCPVRVYMPEDSGEAFFGECRAYGAEVRAVKGTIADCGARLRAECDPAEWFDLSTLKEPFRLEGKKTMGYELWEDFDGDLPDVIIYPTGGGTGLIGMWKAFEEMEQLGWIDARRPRLVSVQAEGCAPIVRAFSAGAKTADPVSDPHTAALGLRVPSAFGDFLILLALRESGGAAVAVGEDEWAQGSNWMAADTGIFACPEGGATVAALRQLRDRGLVQAGDCVVLFNTGSGFKYPPTTWPRP; encoded by the coding sequence GTGCCGGACGACGACCCCCAGAGTCCCCTGCGCTTCGATCTGCGCTGCGGTTGGTGCGGACGCGCCTATCCCAGTGACCAGATCGCCTGCTTCTGCGCCGACTGCAACCGCCCCCTGCTCGCCCGCTTTCATCTGACCGTCGGCGAAGGCGATCGGATACGCGCCCAATTGAACAACGAACGGCCCGGCGTCTGGCGCTACCGTCGCCTTCTGCCGGTGGCCGATGGCCGGAACATCCTCACGCTCGGTGAGGGCGGCGCGCCGCTGGTCGCCGCGCCGCGGTTGGCGCAACGGCTGGGTCTGACGCGCCTCTGGATTAAAGACGAATCGCAGAACCCGACCGGATCATTCAAAGCGCGCGGCATGACCGTGGCCATCTCGCGCGCCCGCGAATTGGGGGTGCGCCGATTTTGCCTGCCGTCGGCGGGCAACGCCGCCGGCGCGGCCGCCGCCTATGGCGCGCTGGCCGGATGCCCGGTGCGGGTCTACATGCCCGAGGATTCCGGTGAGGCCTTCTTCGGCGAATGCCGCGCCTATGGCGCCGAGGTGCGCGCCGTCAAGGGCACCATCGCCGACTGCGGCGCGCGCCTGCGCGCCGAATGCGACCCCGCCGAATGGTTCGACCTCTCCACGCTGAAGGAGCCCTTCCGCCTGGAGGGGAAGAAGACCATGGGCTATGAACTCTGGGAGGATTTCGACGGCGACCTCCCCGATGTCATCATCTATCCCACCGGCGGCGGCACCGGCTTGATCGGCATGTGGAAGGCCTTCGAGGAGATGGAACAACTCGGCTGGATCGATGCGCGTCGTCCGCGTCTGGTCTCCGTGCAAGCCGAGGGTTGCGCTCCGATCGTGCGCGCCTTCAGCGCCGGCGCGAAGACCGCCGATCCCGTCTCCGATCCGCACACCGCCGCGCTGGGATTGCGCGTGCCGTCGGCCTTCGGCGACTTCCTGATATTGCTCGCCCTTCGCGAGTCCGGCGGGGCCGCCGTGGCGGTCGGCGAAGACGAATGGGCGCAGGGATCGAACTGGATGGCCGCCGACACGGGCATCTTCGCCTGCCCCGAAGGCGGCGCGACCGTGGCGGCCCTGCGACAGTTGCGCGATCGCGGCCTGGTGCAGGCCGGCGACTGTGTCGTGCTCTTCAACACGGGCTCGGGGTTCAAGTACCCGCCGACGACCTGGCCGCGTCCATAG